A genomic stretch from Sulfobacillus thermosulfidooxidans includes:
- a CDS encoding NUDIX hydrolase, which yields MPRPKPPSRPVKIPDLYGHFHEFSPQNIRFRPAAYGVLVHDQQILLSLSRFSGKWDLPGGGIEPWESLETGLTREFFEETGLMVHVQQFLGLRESFIAFFHYPFHSLRFYYQVEKNAASPSQELKPEPHELLDLKWWPLDQIPLSQMNTDDISIIQHYLQGQNPGGLGKNGIAEHGEIVPRCQNGNGDPETNEQN from the coding sequence ATGCCTAGACCCAAACCTCCCTCACGACCCGTCAAAATTCCTGATTTATATGGGCACTTTCATGAATTTTCTCCCCAGAACATTCGCTTTCGTCCTGCGGCATACGGTGTTCTTGTTCACGATCAGCAGATTTTGTTGTCCCTATCCCGCTTCAGTGGAAAATGGGATTTGCCGGGTGGAGGCATTGAACCATGGGAATCGTTAGAGACCGGACTCACACGCGAGTTCTTTGAAGAAACGGGTCTTATGGTGCATGTTCAACAGTTTCTCGGCCTGCGAGAAAGTTTTATTGCATTTTTTCATTACCCGTTTCATTCCCTGCGTTTTTATTATCAGGTAGAGAAAAATGCTGCTTCGCCGTCTCAGGAATTGAAACCAGAACCCCATGAGCTGTTAGATTTGAAATGGTGGCCTCTTGACCAAATTCCTCTGAGTCAAATGAATACGGATGATATCAGTATTATCCAACACTATCTTCAAGGGCAAAATCCTGGCGGACTGGGGAAGAACGGGATCGCGGAGCATGGTGAAATTGTTCCGCGCTGTCAAAACGGAAATGGTGACCCCGAAACAAATGAACAAAATTAA
- a CDS encoding glycosyltransferase produces the protein MVNLAIVTRRLSGRGGMETVIKTVAQMAETDRLPLSLWAMGRLLDTQWLHNISYRDVNIDQGTGRRLQLRAKLPLYIMALTRLLKESDVDTLLVTDPTFVEAAYWARQIVRRPLRILSWVHFSLDKLANISSLRLADGHLAISQGIQRQLAAIPVSAPIFVVHNPLPYDFQPLPPGSMVPGQLLYVGRLNNHQKRLDLLFEALAQIREPWQLNVIGDGPDSSWLKELSHELGIANRIYFNGWQSNPWRLINPRALVLTSDFEGFPMVLVESLAQGIPVVATNCPTGPEDIVENHKNGLLVPIGSIPAIRDAIRIALAREWPWLLSPQEIQRDILSRFSASHVFRIMLNAINSVPPR, from the coding sequence TTGGTAAACTTGGCCATTGTTACCCGCAGATTGTCCGGGCGCGGTGGCATGGAGACCGTCATCAAAACGGTCGCACAAATGGCTGAAACTGATCGTCTTCCCCTATCACTATGGGCTATGGGCCGTCTTCTTGACACACAGTGGCTCCACAACATTTCCTATCGCGATGTCAATATTGATCAAGGTACAGGGCGCCGGTTGCAGTTACGCGCCAAATTACCCCTGTACATCATGGCATTAACGCGCCTGCTTAAAGAAAGTGATGTCGATACCTTATTGGTTACGGATCCTACCTTTGTCGAAGCGGCTTATTGGGCTCGCCAGATAGTGCGCCGGCCCCTGCGCATTCTATCATGGGTGCACTTTTCTCTAGACAAATTAGCAAATATATCAAGCCTCCGACTCGCCGATGGACATTTGGCCATTTCTCAAGGGATTCAGCGCCAACTCGCAGCTATTCCAGTATCTGCACCCATTTTTGTCGTCCATAATCCTTTACCATATGACTTCCAGCCTCTCCCCCCGGGATCCATGGTTCCTGGTCAATTATTGTATGTGGGACGATTGAACAATCACCAAAAGCGTTTGGACTTGCTATTTGAGGCCCTCGCCCAAATTCGTGAACCGTGGCAGTTGAACGTGATAGGCGATGGTCCTGATTCTTCCTGGCTGAAAGAACTGAGCCACGAATTAGGTATTGCCAACCGCATCTATTTTAACGGGTGGCAGTCCAACCCCTGGCGTCTTATCAATCCGCGTGCACTTGTCCTGACTTCTGACTTTGAAGGCTTTCCAATGGTACTCGTCGAAAGCCTTGCCCAGGGAATACCTGTCGTCGCAACAAATTGTCCCACCGGTCCTGAAGATATTGTCGAAAACCATAAGAATGGGTTATTAGTTCCGATTGGATCAATACCAGCCATTCGCGATGCCATTCGCATAGCATTAGCTCGCGAATGGCCATGGCTGCTATCTCCCCAAGAAATTCAACGCGATATTTTGTCGCGCTTTAGTGCATCTCATGTCTTTAGAATCATGCTCAATGCCATTAATAGCGTTCCTCCGCGGTAA
- the def gene encoding peptide deformylase encodes MEQAIWTISTQNEFLRMRTTRVKSFTDEVRQLFTDLFDTWPTVAAYGIAAPQIGSPRRVFIWKGITMQDPEIIVNPKIIRARGELKDYDGCLSVPGIYGPTRRAEYIELSGTDMNGQPWRRGFEGFDARIIQHEVDHLEGVLFIDRIDSLDDLYTLEELAERGKDGQPQYEKKPLTDDLRHFIESRRRSLPGHALIW; translated from the coding sequence TTGGAACAAGCAATTTGGACGATAAGTACGCAAAATGAGTTTTTACGAATGAGGACAACACGGGTTAAATCATTTACGGATGAGGTCAGGCAATTATTTACCGATTTGTTTGATACCTGGCCGACGGTAGCGGCCTATGGTATTGCGGCGCCACAAATTGGTTCTCCTCGACGTGTTTTTATATGGAAGGGCATAACAATGCAAGATCCCGAGATTATAGTCAATCCCAAAATCATTCGAGCACGAGGCGAACTGAAAGATTATGATGGGTGTCTTAGTGTGCCAGGAATTTATGGTCCAACACGGAGAGCAGAATACATTGAACTTTCCGGAACGGATATGAATGGCCAGCCATGGCGCCGGGGATTTGAAGGATTTGATGCCCGCATTATTCAACACGAAGTCGATCATTTAGAGGGTGTCTTGTTTATCGACCGAATTGATTCCCTTGATGATCTCTATACCTTGGAAGAACTCGCCGAACGGGGTAAAGACGGTCAACCTCAATATGAAAAGAAACCCCTCACTGACGATTTGCGACATTTTATTGAAAGCCGGCGGCGGTCCTTGCCAGGCCATGCTTTGATTTGGTAG
- a CDS encoding toprim domain-containing protein has translation MADETFAIIVEGKNDRSRLQAVLPPEIPIIPTFGIPNQDRLERIRKAVKHHTVVIFTDADAAGRRIRRILREAFPDALNVYTKPGYNGVEHTPVDYIMERFKRLGILEWD, from the coding sequence ATGGCTGATGAAACGTTTGCGATTATTGTTGAAGGGAAAAATGATCGTTCACGGCTGCAAGCTGTTCTTCCCCCTGAAATTCCCATTATCCCGACATTTGGAATTCCAAATCAGGATCGCTTGGAGCGGATTCGCAAAGCGGTCAAACATCATACAGTTGTGATCTTTACGGATGCGGACGCAGCTGGCCGGCGCATTCGCCGGATATTACGTGAAGCTTTTCCGGATGCTCTGAACGTTTATACAAAACCTGGTTATAATGGAGTGGAACATACTCCTGTGGATTACATCATGGAGCGGTTTAAGCGTTTGGGTATCCTCGAATGGGATTAA
- a CDS encoding (Fe-S)-binding protein produces MTINVQPSWIIATEDIEHCNKCGFCLPVCPTYQLTSNELQSPRGRIAMIEAAIEGEIEIGEGLEDSLSHCLDCRACETACPSGVRYHRILEAGRDMLQSPSYGKGRKRLSFATQQILKLVKKPHWLRRAVRVGNRLNKVSLPKPLQSLTPFLGYTEQQIAKVTISSSTATMAVEFFKGCIMSAQFADANQAAKNLLARGGIPSDSPIHQGCCGALHLHSGFTEEAKAMARQNINAFRHSEKLIVNTAGGCGAMLMQYGELLADDPQYADDARQFSARVRDWATVFKQVQHKVPLRGSGQRIALQNSCHLVNVEHAGQDTVDLLNVVTGDIFVPYSGQDSCCGSAGTYNIEQREWALGILEQKMTVLADKHPDIIIVNNPGCHLQMRWGMTRYHLDPNSVQHLAVYLERAAQRAERMAEPGERADA; encoded by the coding sequence ATGACAATCAACGTTCAGCCATCGTGGATTATTGCGACCGAGGATATTGAACATTGTAACAAATGCGGTTTTTGTCTGCCGGTTTGCCCCACGTATCAATTAACGAGTAACGAACTGCAATCGCCCCGCGGAAGGATTGCCATGATTGAAGCGGCGATTGAGGGGGAAATTGAAATTGGTGAGGGGCTTGAGGATTCTCTGAGTCATTGTTTGGACTGTCGGGCGTGTGAAACGGCTTGCCCTTCCGGAGTTCGCTATCACAGAATTTTGGAGGCGGGTCGTGATATGTTGCAATCGCCGTCTTATGGTAAAGGCAGAAAACGATTATCCTTTGCCACCCAACAGATTCTGAAACTGGTGAAAAAGCCGCATTGGCTGAGGCGTGCGGTACGCGTAGGAAACCGGCTCAACAAGGTTTCTCTGCCTAAACCATTACAGTCGTTGACGCCTTTTTTAGGCTATACTGAACAACAGATCGCAAAGGTTACAATCTCATCGTCCACGGCAACAATGGCGGTCGAATTTTTTAAAGGTTGTATTATGTCGGCACAATTTGCAGATGCCAACCAGGCGGCGAAAAATTTATTGGCGCGTGGTGGCATCCCAAGTGATAGCCCTATTCACCAAGGTTGTTGTGGGGCGTTACATCTTCATAGTGGATTCACCGAAGAAGCCAAAGCAATGGCTCGTCAGAACATCAATGCATTTCGGCATAGTGAAAAGCTTATCGTAAATACGGCCGGAGGCTGCGGGGCAATGCTTATGCAGTACGGCGAACTGCTTGCTGATGATCCGCAGTACGCTGACGATGCACGCCAGTTTAGCGCACGAGTGCGGGATTGGGCGACAGTTTTTAAACAGGTGCAACATAAGGTGCCCTTAAGGGGAAGCGGGCAGCGGATTGCCCTTCAGAATTCCTGTCATTTAGTAAACGTTGAACATGCGGGACAGGATACTGTGGATCTCCTTAACGTTGTCACAGGGGATATCTTTGTGCCTTACAGTGGTCAAGACAGCTGTTGTGGGTCAGCTGGGACGTACAATATTGAGCAAAGGGAATGGGCTCTGGGTATTCTTGAACAAAAAATGACAGTTCTTGCGGATAAGCATCCGGACATTATTATTGTTAACAATCCCGGATGTCACTTGCAGATGCGCTGGGGCATGACGCGCTATCATTTGGATCCCAACAGCGTGCAGCATTTGGCCGTGTATTTGGAGCGGGCTGCACAGCGTGCGGAACGCATGGCAGAGCCAGGAGAGCGTGCGGATGCCTAG
- a CDS encoding glycerate kinase, with translation MKILVAVDSFKGSLSSLDAGRAIASGLLEVFPSWDIRVLPVADGGEGTAAVAQFLGGKIVPAECQDIYGRSHSGYWVLWNDMAIIEVAVASGFVNPENRLRDGDATTSYGTGQLIREALSHPGVTRVIVALGGSGSTDGGIGLMEALGCAFFDQDHNPVEPLGSCLSRVTEAKLQRITKPLMGLTDVNVPLTGSDGAVMMFGPQKGVPFERLQALDHDMAHFAQMVQGPHHHWDDVPGAGSAGGMGFAILALGGTLQSGAEVVAKWVALDEWINWADWVITGEGKLDSQTLQGKLVNMVTERSHLQKKPVVAIVGSRAGRVDDLYKKGVRLIYPIVPGPLSLDEAMTNARHYMRDAAIHVGFTLEQCHP, from the coding sequence GTGAAAATTTTAGTTGCGGTCGATTCCTTTAAAGGCTCGCTGTCTTCTCTGGACGCTGGTCGTGCCATTGCCAGCGGGCTCCTAGAAGTCTTTCCATCGTGGGATATTCGTGTTCTTCCTGTTGCCGATGGCGGGGAAGGTACCGCTGCCGTGGCCCAGTTCTTAGGCGGCAAAATTGTCCCAGCAGAATGTCAGGATATTTATGGTCGATCACATTCAGGATATTGGGTTTTATGGAACGACATGGCGATTATCGAGGTCGCTGTTGCTTCAGGATTTGTAAACCCGGAGAACCGACTGCGAGATGGTGATGCTACGACCAGTTATGGAACCGGCCAACTGATTCGCGAAGCTCTCAGTCATCCTGGCGTGACCCGGGTCATTGTGGCCCTAGGCGGAAGTGGCAGTACCGATGGCGGCATTGGGCTCATGGAAGCTCTAGGCTGCGCTTTTTTTGATCAAGATCACAATCCTGTCGAGCCCTTAGGTAGTTGTCTTAGCCGTGTTACGGAGGCCAAACTCCAACGCATCACAAAGCCGTTGATGGGATTGACGGATGTTAATGTTCCTCTCACGGGAAGCGATGGGGCCGTTATGATGTTCGGTCCACAAAAAGGGGTTCCCTTCGAGCGTCTTCAAGCGTTGGATCACGATATGGCGCATTTTGCGCAAATGGTTCAGGGTCCCCATCATCATTGGGATGACGTTCCTGGGGCAGGTAGCGCAGGCGGGATGGGATTTGCCATACTGGCCTTGGGAGGGACTCTTCAGTCCGGCGCTGAAGTGGTGGCTAAATGGGTTGCGCTGGACGAGTGGATCAATTGGGCTGACTGGGTTATAACGGGTGAGGGTAAACTCGACTCACAAACGTTGCAAGGGAAATTAGTCAATATGGTGACCGAACGTAGTCATTTGCAAAAGAAACCCGTGGTGGCCATTGTCGGAAGTCGAGCAGGACGAGTTGATGATTTGTACAAAAAAGGCGTCCGTTTAATCTATCCTATAGTTCCGGGTCCTCTGTCGCTAGACGAGGCAATGACCAATGCTCGACATTATATGCGAGACGCTGCGATACACGTTGGATTTACTTTGGAACAGTGCCATCCCTAA
- a CDS encoding aldo/keto reductase: protein MQSETEGIMRVVSFGTNTTYAALGQGTWRMGVDLNLFTHEVKMLQEGIQHNLRVIDTAAMYADGGAERVVGQAIQSCRDDVFVVTKVWPTHANYEGVITSLKNSLDRLNTAYVDLFLLHWPSKQYPLQETMRAMVTVYEKGWAKSLGVSNFNVELLRQAQQFLGNIPLVANQVEYSLTARAAEHSVIPYCQDHNITVMAYSPIKHLNALDPHGPQRLLLRELASKYHSTEHVIALAWVIRQPQVIAIPKASQREHLLTNLSALTLDLSPDDEKRLDTLFPPSSHDLTIKWL, encoded by the coding sequence ATGCAATCAGAAACGGAGGGCATTATGCGAGTCGTCAGTTTTGGCACAAATACCACTTATGCAGCCCTGGGACAAGGCACATGGCGCATGGGTGTTGATCTCAATTTATTTACACATGAGGTCAAAATGCTTCAAGAAGGAATTCAGCACAACTTGCGCGTCATTGATACAGCGGCTATGTATGCCGATGGTGGCGCCGAACGAGTGGTCGGCCAAGCAATACAGTCCTGCCGGGATGATGTATTTGTTGTCACGAAAGTATGGCCCACGCACGCCAATTATGAGGGTGTCATTACCTCATTAAAAAATTCATTAGACCGTCTGAACACCGCCTATGTAGATTTATTCCTTCTTCACTGGCCCAGCAAGCAATATCCACTCCAAGAAACGATGCGCGCAATGGTTACGGTGTATGAAAAAGGTTGGGCAAAATCTCTCGGTGTGAGTAATTTCAATGTTGAGTTATTAAGACAAGCCCAACAATTCTTAGGGAATATTCCTCTCGTCGCCAATCAAGTTGAATACTCACTCACAGCCCGGGCGGCGGAACACAGTGTCATCCCGTACTGTCAAGACCACAATATCACCGTTATGGCTTATTCGCCTATCAAACATTTAAATGCATTAGATCCTCATGGTCCTCAACGTCTTCTGTTACGCGAACTGGCCAGCAAATATCACTCTACTGAACATGTTATCGCTTTAGCATGGGTTATCCGTCAACCGCAAGTCATCGCCATTCCCAAAGCTTCTCAACGTGAGCATTTATTAACCAATCTTTCGGCCTTAACCCTGGATTTATCGCCCGATGATGAAAAGCGCCTTGATACCTTGTTCCCTCCCTCTTCGCATGATTTAACCATAAAATGGTTGTGA
- the galE gene encoding UDP-glucose 4-epimerase GalE, which translates to MSKPDAVVVTGGLGYVGQSLAAVLKERGQIPIVVDYRDIPSQVPDVPVFYGSIGDKQIWKQIYDQYRIHVVYHCAGLIVVSESVQEPARYFQENLVAPLAMLNYLHDMGAVPVIFSSSAAVYGTPEIVPIPEEAPKVPISPYGVSKWQFEEILQAYDQAYVQPWVALRYFNVAGSVNNVVESHVPETHLLPRIANALIQGEQPEIYGTDYPTPDGTAIRDYIHMHDLVEAHLQAAQYLKDGGSSTAFNVGSGHGHSVQEVMEGFARVTGLPVNPKRLPRRAGDPPVLVADINKARTELSFDPQYSHDIDRMIRDTWSLFTAEERY; encoded by the coding sequence ATGTCCAAACCTGATGCCGTCGTGGTGACGGGTGGACTAGGCTACGTGGGACAATCGTTAGCAGCCGTCCTAAAAGAGCGTGGTCAAATTCCTATTGTTGTTGACTACCGGGATATCCCGAGCCAAGTGCCGGACGTGCCGGTTTTTTATGGATCGATTGGCGATAAACAAATCTGGAAACAAATTTATGACCAGTACCGCATCCATGTTGTGTACCATTGCGCCGGACTCATTGTCGTGTCGGAATCCGTACAAGAACCCGCACGTTATTTTCAAGAAAATCTTGTGGCTCCTCTGGCGATGTTAAACTATCTTCACGATATGGGAGCTGTTCCCGTGATTTTTTCTTCCTCAGCCGCGGTTTATGGAACACCAGAAATAGTCCCTATTCCGGAGGAGGCTCCTAAAGTTCCCATTAGTCCTTATGGCGTGAGCAAATGGCAATTTGAAGAAATATTACAGGCTTATGATCAAGCGTATGTGCAGCCCTGGGTTGCTCTTCGATATTTTAATGTGGCGGGCAGCGTGAATAATGTAGTCGAATCCCATGTTCCGGAAACGCACTTATTGCCTCGTATTGCTAATGCTCTCATTCAAGGCGAACAGCCAGAAATTTATGGCACAGACTATCCGACACCGGATGGTACCGCGATCCGTGATTATATTCATATGCATGATTTAGTCGAAGCTCATCTTCAGGCTGCGCAATATTTGAAAGATGGCGGATCTTCTACGGCATTTAACGTTGGATCGGGTCACGGCCATTCAGTCCAGGAAGTTATGGAAGGTTTTGCACGGGTCACGGGATTGCCTGTGAATCCCAAGCGCTTACCGCGAAGGGCTGGAGACCCGCCGGTATTAGTGGCCGATATTAATAAAGCGCGCACGGAACTGTCTTTCGACCCGCAATATTCCCATGATATTGATCGCATGATTCGGGATACATGGTCATTATTTACCGCGGAGGAACGCTATTAA
- a CDS encoding FAD-binding oxidoreductase, translating to MGRKSLAGQLDRHHLTELYPGVDEQALQELIHELERFLEPQQMIVDYDQRMAFSYDATGERYVPDVVVFAKTADEVEQVIRACAHHHIYVIPRGSSSNLSGGTTPILGGLVLSLTAQRDILDIDTVSREVRIKPGVINWDLQQVLNSIGFFYPPDPASHKIATLGGNVAENSGGPHCVKYGVTTNHVVQLQVVLADGTKVWTPTARDYRTDLDFTGILVGSEGTMAIFTEIVVGIWPQPETMKTMLGVFSSVEQALDTVSALIAQQIVPATLELLDKKSLQLVESFVHAGYPVDAGAVLLIEVDGPLNDVTEKVARIQEIVQQQGATDFRIAATDLEADALWRGRRSHYGAAARLAPHLWIQDVTVPRPLLAAMMQDVLEIGHQYGFDIFCSAHAGDGNLHPIITYNPANPEELRRLKETDRAILQACVARGGAITGEHGVGIDKLENLDLMYGPKERQIMAHIKRAFDPKELLNPLKVVVAPKTVTADRAAVTEARTRPSVWKPSSNEDLQDAIRTAIGKHVRLSVGGRFQRWPVVGGAPHTHIEMTALNQLVDFDPDNLTLEVGAGFAASELLALLHQQELDVPLLPYTGEDTVGGLIASNARNWRNSFLFGWRDVVLGVEWIDGRGDVLRFGRKTMKNVAGYDVTKLAIGSWGTLGAISKVILRLRPYPKHRLFGYVSHSDAQALLRMSLDLSRHYDRPEGMVLTHWLDKDPCLWFSHQSSGIHATKSLVETVCKRLGFHITWREEELWAEWEGNRQNLIQVALNDGIYGEGGLKPSQLESLVNVLERDNNVVSWIVYPGSGAFEIYGTSSFRSDIVGLQRVVGSGQYWEQPVEAAWQTIRKRLEYVFDPYDIFSKIHE from the coding sequence ATGGGCCGCAAGTCATTAGCAGGGCAATTGGACCGGCATCATCTAACGGAGCTCTATCCTGGTGTCGATGAGCAGGCATTACAAGAATTAATTCACGAACTTGAGCGATTTTTGGAACCACAGCAAATGATAGTGGATTACGACCAGCGCATGGCATTTAGTTATGATGCCACTGGTGAACGGTATGTTCCAGATGTGGTGGTATTTGCTAAGACGGCCGACGAAGTCGAACAAGTGATACGAGCATGTGCCCACCACCATATTTATGTCATCCCCCGGGGCTCTTCATCCAATTTAAGTGGGGGCACGACTCCTATTTTAGGGGGACTCGTTCTTTCTTTAACGGCGCAACGGGACATCTTAGATATTGATACGGTGAGCCGTGAAGTTAGAATAAAACCGGGTGTGATTAATTGGGACTTGCAGCAGGTCCTAAATTCCATCGGATTTTTCTATCCCCCCGATCCGGCCAGCCACAAAATTGCCACATTGGGAGGCAATGTCGCGGAAAATTCTGGAGGGCCCCATTGCGTCAAATACGGTGTAACAACCAACCACGTGGTTCAACTGCAAGTAGTTTTAGCCGATGGCACGAAGGTGTGGACGCCTACGGCAAGGGATTACCGTACCGATTTAGACTTTACTGGTATTTTGGTCGGATCAGAAGGTACTATGGCGATCTTTACGGAGATTGTCGTCGGTATTTGGCCTCAGCCGGAAACCATGAAAACGATGTTAGGTGTATTCTCATCGGTGGAACAAGCCCTAGACACGGTATCGGCATTAATTGCTCAGCAAATTGTTCCTGCGACATTGGAATTATTAGATAAAAAATCTTTGCAGTTGGTGGAGTCGTTTGTGCATGCGGGCTATCCTGTGGATGCCGGAGCCGTGTTGCTCATCGAAGTGGATGGACCGTTAAATGATGTAACGGAAAAAGTGGCACGCATTCAAGAGATTGTCCAGCAACAGGGAGCAACAGATTTTCGCATCGCTGCCACGGATTTAGAAGCGGATGCGTTGTGGCGGGGACGCCGGTCCCACTACGGTGCTGCGGCCCGGTTGGCGCCGCATCTGTGGATCCAGGATGTTACGGTGCCAAGACCCTTGTTGGCAGCAATGATGCAAGATGTGCTGGAAATTGGCCATCAATATGGATTTGATATCTTTTGCTCCGCTCATGCGGGCGACGGGAATCTGCATCCAATCATCACTTATAATCCTGCCAATCCGGAAGAATTACGGCGTTTAAAGGAAACCGATCGGGCCATTCTTCAAGCCTGTGTTGCTCGAGGTGGAGCTATTACAGGTGAACATGGGGTAGGAATTGATAAACTGGAAAACCTGGATTTGATGTATGGTCCAAAAGAACGGCAGATTATGGCTCATATTAAACGGGCCTTCGATCCTAAAGAATTGCTCAACCCTTTGAAGGTGGTGGTAGCACCAAAAACCGTTACCGCGGATAGAGCCGCGGTAACGGAAGCAAGAACCAGACCGAGTGTATGGAAACCATCGAGCAATGAGGATCTTCAGGACGCAATAAGAACCGCCATTGGGAAGCATGTCCGGCTATCTGTTGGAGGGCGTTTTCAAAGGTGGCCGGTGGTTGGGGGAGCTCCTCATACCCACATTGAAATGACCGCATTGAATCAACTTGTGGATTTTGACCCGGACAATTTGACTCTCGAGGTCGGAGCGGGATTTGCCGCGTCCGAGCTTTTGGCTTTATTGCATCAACAAGAGTTAGACGTTCCTCTGTTGCCCTATACCGGGGAAGACACAGTCGGCGGGTTAATCGCCTCGAATGCACGTAATTGGCGTAATAGTTTTCTTTTCGGCTGGCGTGATGTCGTGCTTGGGGTGGAATGGATTGACGGGCGTGGTGACGTGCTGCGCTTTGGACGGAAGACTATGAAAAACGTCGCAGGATATGATGTCACCAAGTTAGCGATTGGATCATGGGGAACATTGGGAGCCATCTCCAAAGTCATCTTACGATTACGACCCTATCCCAAACACCGGCTCTTCGGATATGTGTCGCATAGCGATGCTCAAGCGTTACTGAGGATGAGTCTCGATTTAAGTCGTCATTATGATCGGCCGGAAGGGATGGTTCTCACTCATTGGCTGGATAAAGATCCCTGTCTATGGTTTTCGCATCAGTCCTCAGGAATTCACGCGACCAAGAGTCTCGTGGAAACCGTCTGTAAGAGATTAGGGTTTCATATCACATGGCGCGAAGAAGAACTATGGGCGGAATGGGAGGGGAACCGACAAAATCTAATCCAAGTAGCCTTGAACGATGGAATTTATGGTGAGGGAGGCCTGAAACCGTCCCAGCTTGAATCCCTTGTGAATGTGCTAGAGCGAGACAACAATGTGGTGTCGTGGATTGTCTATCCCGGAAGCGGAGCTTTTGAAATCTATGGCACATCGTCGTTCCGGTCCGATATAGTCGGCTTACAGCGGGTTGTAGGATCTGGTCAGTACTGGGAACAACCTGTAGAAGCAGCGTGGCAAACAATTCGGAAAAGACTAGAGTATGTATTTGATCCATATGACATCTTTTCGAAAATTCATGAATAG
- a CDS encoding VIT1/CCC1 transporter family protein: MSTTSQGNRIKSPRSEFKGETSKYHWNLQVLLREAIFGVNDGLVATIGLVSGEALSHQSHGSILIAGLSSVGAAMVSMSVGSYLATVSQNDWVRQQIKEQQADIQNHPHQEAQEVTELLEDIGIPDRSIAQIRKDIISSRPRWLKFMVREALGVHPNHQETPLANAVTMAIAVMVGSSPPILPFLLPLPTLTARDLAWALSLMAALTVGAIKGRLTGSSMVRSSLQFGILASLSAAVGAGIGWALGLLGA, encoded by the coding sequence ATGTCAACAACATCACAGGGCAATCGAATTAAATCGCCTCGATCAGAATTCAAAGGCGAAACATCAAAATATCATTGGAATTTACAAGTTTTATTACGAGAAGCGATCTTTGGGGTCAATGACGGGCTGGTTGCGACAATCGGCTTGGTCTCGGGTGAAGCCTTGTCGCATCAATCGCATGGTTCGATCCTGATTGCCGGTCTCTCATCGGTGGGCGCTGCCATGGTCTCGATGAGTGTCGGTTCCTATCTGGCTACAGTATCTCAAAATGACTGGGTTCGCCAGCAAATCAAAGAGCAACAGGCGGATATCCAGAATCACCCGCACCAGGAGGCTCAGGAGGTTACGGAACTGTTAGAAGACATCGGGATTCCTGACCGTTCTATCGCACAAATTCGCAAGGATATCATTTCAAGCCGGCCGCGGTGGTTAAAATTTATGGTGCGAGAGGCTTTAGGGGTTCATCCAAACCATCAAGAAACCCCATTAGCCAATGCCGTGACAATGGCTATCGCGGTCATGGTGGGGTCAAGTCCCCCGATTTTACCATTTCTTTTGCCACTACCGACCTTAACCGCTAGAGATTTAGCCTGGGCGTTGTCGCTCATGGCGGCATTAACAGTAGGGGCTATAAAAGGCCGTTTAACCGGCAGTTCCATGGTACGGAGCAGTTTGCAATTTGGGATATTAGCTTCACTGTCTGCAGCCGTCGGGGCTGGAATCGGGTGGGCATTGGGACTGTTAGGTGCGTAG